Proteins from one Fragaria vesca subsp. vesca linkage group LG6, FraVesHawaii_1.0, whole genome shotgun sequence genomic window:
- the LOC101300085 gene encoding 50S ribosomal protein L1-like, with product MAALKLLFSSVRRHSRLHPSPFLRSLSSESDQAPPPPLKPHHPLPIEPVSYAPKPKPDPAPSPQSAQPQPPPPSDLRRDSAGGESVRPWSREDARFVKDGPSITPVSYPARVAPLPEDKKAEEGGGGAREEELEREKQRIEQAKRRAFRLEDRLVVPFPTFIKVEKKERKPILDLMDAIRQVKATAKCNFDETVEAHVQLGIDAKRNAVRGNMTLPHGSGKVVRVAFFAEGADADEARAAGADIVGGVDLVEEIASSRKLNVDKCFATNEMVMRLAKIARILRERGLMPDRKLGTVTNDIVGALQKVRQGHIEYKMDRTSIVHVGLGKVSFTEDNLRENVGAIMSSLLLAKPTGLKKSSKYAGYINSFHICSTMGSGFPVSIQSLSKAADNYNKMHLK from the exons ATGGCAGCCCTGAAGCTTCTCTTCTCCTCGGTTCGCCGTCACTCCCGTCTCCACCCCTCTCCCTTTCTCCGCTCCCTCTCCTCCGAATCCGATCAAGCTCCTCCTCCACCCCTTAAACCCCACCACCCCCTTCCGATCGAACCCGTTTCCTACGCTCCCAAACCCAAACCCGACCCGGCTCCGTCTCCGCAATCAGCACAACCTCAACCGCCGCCGCCGTCGGACCTTCGCCGGGACTCTGCCGGCGGGGAGTCGGTTCGGCCGTGGAGCCGGGAAGACGCGCGGTTCGTGAAGGACGGGCCGTCGATAACGCCGGTGTCGTATCCGGCGCGGGTGGCTCCGTTGCCGGAAGATAAGAAAGCGGAGGAGGGCGGCGGAGGTGCGAGGGAGGAGGAGTTGGAGAGAGAGAAGCAGAGGATCGAGCAGGCGAAGAGGAGGGCTTTTAGGTTGGAGGACAGATTGGTGGTTCCTTTTCCGACGTTTATTAAGGTGGAGAAGAAGGAGAGGAAGCCCATTCTTGATTTGATGGACGCAATTCGACAAGTCAAG GCTACTGCCAAGTGCAACTTTGATGAAACTGTTGAAGCTCATGTACAGTTGGGTATCGATGCCAAGCGAAAT GCGGTTCGTGGCAACATGACGTTGCCCCATGGTAGCGGAAAG GTAGTCAGGGTCGCTTTCTTTGCTGAAGGTGCAGATGCAGATGAAGCTAGAGCTGCTGGAGCAGATATTGTTGGCGGCGTGGACCTTGTGGAGGAAATTGCAA GCAGTCGCAAACTCAACGTTGACAAGTGTTTTGCAACAAATGAAATGGTTATGCGTCTAGCGAAG ATAGCAAGAATTCTTAGAGAGCGTGGTTTAATGCCTGACCGGAAA CTAGGTACTGTGACTAATGACATTGTTGGGGCACTACAAAAAGTAAGACAGGGACACATTGAGTATAAAATGGACAGAACATCAATCGTACATGTTGGGCTTGGAAAG GTAAGCTTTACAGAGGATAACCTGCGTGAGAATGTTGGTGCAATTATGAGTTCTCTTTTGCTGGCAAAGCCTACTGGTTTAAAAAAGT CTTCCAAATATGCTGGGTATATCAACTCCTTCCACATATGTAGCACA ATGGGATCTGGATTTCCAGTTTCAATACAGTCATTATCCAAAGCTGCAGATAACTACAATAAGATGCACCTCAAGTGA
- the LOC101300376 gene encoding putative ribonuclease H protein At1g65750-like, with the protein MPPLNFFKLNIDGTRATASGKIGAGGVIRNHAGTWIIGFQINLGVGEILTAEAWGLFYGLKLVVKLQISNLEVESDSAILVNLMQSSNLALHPLGSLLDGCCKLMSRMENAKLSHIFRESNMTADALAKSSISHDLGFISFEDPPVHAAQAFLDDLSSTVRARRSASCFNI; encoded by the coding sequence ATGCCTCCCTTAAATTTCTTCAAGTTAAATATTGATGGTACTAGAGCTACTGCTTCTGGGAAGATTGGTGCAGGTGGAGTGATTAGAAATCATGCTGGTACTTGGATTATTGGTTTTCAGATTAATTTGGGAGTTGGTGAAATCCTTACTGCTGAAGCTTGGGGCTTATTTTATGGTTTGAAGCTTGTTGTTAAGCTGCAAATTTCAAACTTAGAAGTTGAATCAGATTCTGCAATTTTGGTTAATTTGATGCAAAGTTCAAATCTGGCTCTCCATCCTTTAGGCTCCCTCCTTGATGGTTGTTGCAAGCTCATGTCTAGAATGGAAAATGCTAAGCTCAGCCATATTTTTCGTGAATCTAATATGACTGCTGATGCTTTGGCAAAGAGTAGTATCTCCCATGATTTAGGCTTCATAAGCTTTGAAGACCCCCCTGTGCATGCTGCACAAGCCTTTCTTGATGATTTGAGTTCTACTGTTAGAGCTAGAAGATCTGCTTCATGCTTTAATATTTAG